DNA sequence from the Natrinema sp. DC36 genome:
GGACCGATTGCGGTCAGCTCCCCGTGTCGGCTGGTCCACCGCCAATCGGTTCGACGTTGAGTGTTCTCCCATACTCGACTAAAGGTCCACATTCCCGATAAGCCGCGGCGTGTCGCTTCCGCGTTTCAGGGAACTCGACTTGATCCCCTCCAATCCCGGTACAGTCCCGAGTAGTCTCTGTTTGGATCCCGTTTCCGAGAATAGTTCCTGAATCGAGCGTTCTTCGTGTTAACCAACACCCGGCCGTATTGACGGCGGTGTGTTGGTTAAACCTACACAGCTGCAGTCTCGTGCCTGACTGCTCGGAATGTTAATGCTCGACACCACGTTGGAAGAGGTGCTCTATGAGCTACCCACGAACTCACGTCGACCACCGAAACCCCGACCACCATGAGTCAATGCATCCAACTCGAAATATCGTGAACGCCCACGTTGTTGCCGGGGAATTCCTCACTTCACGATACCACGATGCGCTTCAAACTGTTCTCCATCCTCTCGGTGAGTCTTTGGACACCAAAGACCAACATGCGCTCAACGACCTTGGCATCGTCCATGCTACTGGTTCCTTGAACGAGCAATCCCCTATTGTTCGCACATACGTCAAACTCGACGAGTATTGGACACGCACCCATCGTACTGCGCTCAACGAATTATTCGCTGATCGACGTGCTCACGTCCTGAGTTGCTGTACACGGTTCCTTTCTGAGTTCTCTCGACACACACTCGAAGTCGAATCTGGCCGTTCCGGAACTGCGCTGGATAGTACCCTTGCTCCACTCCTGGAAAGCGGAATTCTCTCACACACAGACGATGAGAAAACGCCTTATTCTGTTGATGAACACCACGCGCTGTATCGACCGACTGAACGGCTCTTCGACGCACTTCTTGACCAAGCAGCTGTTCTCTGTGAGCTACTGCCCCCGACCGAACTCTAATCGAACGATTCAGAGCCGTTCCCATTTCCAGATACGTTGAAGACTCTCCCGGTCGGACCCAGATGTATGTGTGGCCGGAACTCGCTCTTCATCGACCAGGCTGACCTCGAGACTCGCTTCGACGCCGAGGTCGTCACGGACGGGGGCTATACACCCCGATACAACATCGCACCTGGCGACGACCTCCACATCATCACGAACGAGGCTCCAGACGAGATCGACACCTACCACTGGGGGCTGATTCCGTTCTGGGCGGATGAGCCCGGGGAGGGCATCATCAACGCTCGCTCCGAGACTGCCGGCGAGAAACGCGTCTTCGAGCGAGCGTGGGAATCACGTCCCTGTTTAGTCCTCTCGTCGGGGTTCTACGAGTGGAAATCGCCGAACGGCGGGACAAAACAACCCTACCGGATTCACCGCGAGGACGACCCCGCGTTTGCGATGGCCGGGCTCTGGGACGTCTGGGAGGGTGACGACGAGACGATCTCGTGCGTCACGATTCTTACGACGGAGCCGAACGACCTGATGAACTCAATCCACGACCGGATGCCGGTCGTCCTCCCGCAGGACGCGGAATCTGACTGGCTCGCCGCAGACCCGGACACCCGCAAGGAACTGTGCCAGCCGTACCCGAAGGACGACCTGGACGCCTACGAGATTTCGACGCGGGTCAACAACCCAGACAACGACGATCCCCAGGTCATCGAGCCGCTGGACCACGAGCAATCGGGCCTCGGCGAGTTCAGTTCCTGATAGCTGACGGGCTTACGGTCACTGCATCGGCGACGCAGCTGCTGAATCGACGAGCGAGTACTCTCGATCCCGACTCGTCCCCTCCGCCTCAAGGAGGTTGTACTGCTCCATCTTCGAGAGGTACGTGCGGATAGTCCGTTTCGTCCGTGGGTCATCGACCTCCTCGGAATAGCGCTCGTGAATCTCGCTCGGCCCGACCGAGCCGTGCTCGCGAACGATGTCGTAGACGACGCGCTGATGGGGGGTGAGTGAATCGAGGCTCTTCTGCTTAATCTGCGCCCGGGCATCCTCGGCGGCGTCCAGGAGGATGTCGTCGGTGATGCGTTCGTGGTTCTCGCGATCGGCCTTGCCGGCGGCCGTTCGGAGGATGCCGATTGCGAGGCGGGCGTCGCCGGCGGCCGCGTCGGCGATCCGGTAGAGCTGGTC
Encoded proteins:
- a CDS encoding SOS response-associated peptidase, with the protein product MCGRNSLFIDQADLETRFDAEVVTDGGYTPRYNIAPGDDLHIITNEAPDEIDTYHWGLIPFWADEPGEGIINARSETAGEKRVFERAWESRPCLVLSSGFYEWKSPNGGTKQPYRIHREDDPAFAMAGLWDVWEGDDETISCVTILTTEPNDLMNSIHDRMPVVLPQDAESDWLAADPDTRKELCQPYPKDDLDAYEISTRVNNPDNDDPQVIEPLDHEQSGLGEFSS